The stretch of DNA tttcttggatttctttttgtattttgtgCATGCATGTTTTAATTGAATGAACAAAAGGGAAGGAAGGGCCCATGTTTCACATTGGATTGAGTATGCTTTTAGATGGCATTTCGGATAATTTCTGTCACTGGGAAGGTCCGTTATCCTATTGTAACTCCTCTTGCATTGTAACAGGTGAAATTCTTCTCACCATATGTTTCTCTCAAAGTAACACACTGGCAGACCTGCCACCTATCACTGATCCTGTAAATCCAAGAAAGTCTGCTGATTTGAcatcagatttagcatcaaGATCTTCTCCTTTAAGGTCATCTTCTCCTATGAGGTCAGAAGAAGAAGTCCCGTCTAAGGAGGAAAAATCATATGCACCAACATTAGCTGGTAGAATTGCACAAATTTTTAACAAGAATGTGGATTCAGTGTCCGTAAGTTCTAATGATACGTCTGATATATCAGATTTACCTGAAAGTGTAAGTGCATTGGGTTTGGAGGACAAGACCGAAGAGCAATcctcatcagttgattttgaaGAACTAATAAAAACAACGGAGATGAGAGAACAAGGAGATGAGGTTCCAAGTAGTTTACCCGGAGGGATAGTTTTAGACCAGTTGTATGGGATAACTCCACGAGAATTGAACTCAGTGCTCTTTTCGCCAGACTCAAATCATTTGAAAGCTGTAATGGACATACAAGGATCAACAGATTTGCAAATAGGGCCTTGGAAATTTGAAAATGGTGGTGCGGTTTTGAAAAGAGTGGTTTCGTATACCAAGGCTGCAAGTAAATTGATTAAAGCTTTAAAAACTACAGAGGAGCAAACATATTTGAAAGCAGATGGGAAAACTTTTGCTGTTTTGTCCAGTGTGAACACTCCAGATGCACCATACGGGAAAATTTTCAGGGCTGAAGTGCTTTACTGTATTACCCAAGGACCCGAGCAGCCATCGGGTGAACTGTCTTCTAAGCTTGTAGTTTCTTGGAGAATGAACTTTTTGCAGAGCACCATGATGAGAAGTATGATCGAAGGTGGAGCAAAACAAGGTATCAAGGAAAGCTTCGAACAATATGAAAAGTTGTTGTCTCAGAATGTAAATCCTGTTGATCTCAAAGGTATTGGTTTGGAGAAAGATCAGCTGTTAGCATCTCTTCAGGCGGAACGTCCTTCGGATTGGAAATTGGCAGCTCAGTATTTTTCTAATTTTACAGTCATTTCAACAATTCTAATGGGGTTTTATGTGCTcatgcatgtatggctggcCATGCCCAACACAGTTCAAGGTCTTGAATTTGTTGGTTTAGACATGCCTGATTCTATTGGTGAATTGATTGTGTGTGGAGTACTTGTTCTGCAAGGGAAACGGGTATTGGAGTTGATTTCTCGATTTATGCAGGCCCGAGTTCAAAAAGGTACAATATATATTTTCTCACCTAGAGAGGGACGCTATTCCCGTGAGATGGATCTGGGTTTTTCGCTGCTTACATCACATCAACATATGTTGATGCGTACAAATGCATATCCATGCACATAATAAACACATTCTGCATGTAGTTATGTGATTCTAGTTTGACACAGATATGGTTTAATTTTGTCATATCTTTCATATTTTATGAATTCAATTTCAGCAAAGTTAGGACTGTCTGTCAAATTTAGGCGTTGAACAAGTTTTCACTGGGTTAATATGGTTTATTTCGTTAATGCTGATAATAGGTACCGACCATGGAATCAAAGCACAGGGAGATGGTTGGTTGCTCACAGTTGCCTTAATTGAAGGAAGAAATTTGGCGGCAGTCGACTCAAGTGGATTCTCTGACCCTTACGTGGTGTTTACTTGCAACGGTAAAACAAAGACCAGCTCTATCAAGTTCCAGAAATCCGATAGTCTTTGGAATGGTATGATAATTGCTATATTTGTATTCTATTTTTTCTTGCCAAAATGAGTGATAATTTTATCTTTTCctgtttttataattaattcattGAAATTGATGATCCGTTGcagaaatttttgaatttgatgCAATGGAAGAGCCTCCATCTGTGCTGGATGTGGAAGTTTTTGATTTTGACGGGCCTTTTGATGAAGCCACATCTCTTGGACGCACTGAAATTAATTTCTTGAAATCTAATATATCGGACTTGTCTGATATCTGGATTCCTCTCGAAGGAAAATTGGCTCAGGCATGCCAATCAAAGTTGCATTTAAGAATTTTCTTGAACAATACCAGGGGTAGTaatggtttcagagattatattAGTAAGATGGAAAAGGAGGTGGGAAAGAAGGTATGGGGTCTCCTTTTTAGCTCCTAGATTCCCTCTATGAGTTGTGTCTCAGTTTTTAAAATCTCCGTCTTATCCAGCTATTTGACATGGTCCACGGAATGTTTGCAGATTAAATTGCGTTCTCCTCAAACAAATTCAGCATTCCAGAAGCTCTTTGGGCTTCCTCCAGAGGAATTTCTCATCAATGACTTTTCGTGCCACTTGAAACGTAAAATGCCCCTCCAGGTACTTATTTAATCTGTTGTATTATTTGttttttctctattttcttGTGTAATATTTTCTGCTACTTACCTATTATAGCTATTCTCTTAATTCACATACTGTTGGTGATTTTCCCCATTCAGTTGGTTTCCTTCCGTTTCCTCCTACCTTACTGTATTTGCAAAAATAAGCACTTCCCTAGGCTCAGAGTGATGATGTTTGGAGCCTAGTTTCTTGTTTATGTATGGGGTATGAGTCTTGGAAACTGATTTTATTGCCCCTGTGGCAGGGCCGTCTGTTTCTGTCAGCAAGAATAATTGGGTTCCATGCTGAtttatttggtcacaagacaaagTTTTTCTTTCTCTGGGAAGATATAGAAGACATTAAAATCATTCCTCCTACTTTGTCATCAATGGGCAGTCCTGTGGTAGTCATGACACTAAGGCTTGGAAGAGGTTTTGATGCACGACATGGAGCAAGGACACAGGATGCAGAAGGCAGGCTGAAGTTTCATTTTCACTCTTTTGTGTCTTTCAATGTGGCAAATAGGTAATTTTCAAGTTTTACTTGTGAGTTAAGGCTTAGTTTGGAAGTTGGAATGGAAAAGATAGGAAGAGAAAGGAAGAGGAGAGAAATGTCAAACGATGTATTTTTTTGTTTgggattttgagaaaaaaaaaaagaagggaaataatttttatttatttgaaaacaattatttttgttTGTGTTTCCTCCCATTTTTGGAAGGAAAGAATTTTGAATCTGGAGAAGGAAATTTTCCCTCCATTTACTTTCTTTTCTCTTCCTTAAAAAACTCCCAAACAAAATTTGGTTTGTCCCATCTTCTTCTCTAGAGTTCATATTTCATAATATTGGCCATTTTTTTCATCCTTGATGAATTTTTGCACTGGTCTACATATGAGCCTTGTTTGTACCCCTATTTTTGGTCTATCTGTCTCAACTTAGAAGTTATCTGCTAGCCTTGTTGTTCCTCTATGTACTGATGCCTAAAATCTGATTAATTGAAGTTATAATTAAGAAAGTACTTAAGTTTTGTtgattttgttaaaataaatgAGGTGTCGATTTTTCTGGTATAGCTTTTCAATTTTGTATGGATGTTTTGCAACAACGATAAATTGCTTCGAAAGTTTAGATCACGTGACTTAAATAAGTTTCTTATTGTTTCTAGTCTActgtattttttaaaagaaaatgtctTGTAAATGTGTACTATACAGAACAATAATGGCTCTCTGGAAGGCGAGAGCCTTGACTCCTGAGCAGAAGGTACAAATAGTTGAGGAAGAATCTGAAGCTAACAGTGTTCACACCACTGAAGAGGAGTCCATTGTGAAAAATCTCCTTGTTGCAGAGGAAGAAGTTGAGGCCAAAAGCCTTCAAACCGAGGAGACTGGGTCCTTTCTTGGAATTGAGGACGTAAACATGTCGGTTATCTACTGTTCTATCTTGTCTGTACCTGTAAGTACTTTTCTAGGCCCAAAATATTCTGACAAAAGCAATGCTCTTCACACAAATGTATTGGCCTTTGGTTGTGGATGACTGCTTATTTCTCATTTTCCGTTTTTGTTCTATTTGTCCTCTGCATGTTTTGTCTTGGGTTGTTTGCTTTTGGTTTCATTTTCACGTGAATAACTTTAATACTTCTGATTTGTTGTTCTCAGACTAGTTTTTCTATGGAGTTATTCAGAGGGAGTGAGATTGATCGAAGGGTTATGGAACGAGCTGGATGCCTAAACTATTCTCACAGCCCATGGGAATCTGAAAAACCCGACGTCTATCAGAGACAACTTTATTACAAATTTGACAAGCGTATATCCCATTACAGAGGAGAAGTGACCAGTACTCAGCAAAAGTCCCGTCTTTCGGGTAAAAACGGTTGGCTCATAGAAGAGGTCATGACCCTCCATGGAGTTCCACTTGGCGACTATTTTACGGTTAGTACCCTGCCACTTTTCAGTTCACACTGTAGCATAATCTCACTCTCTTTTTCTGCAGTCTTTTGACTCAGATTGATAATTAACTGCAGCTTCACTTGAGATATCAGATTGAGGATTTACCTTCAAGATCTGTAGGTTGTAGTGTTCAAGTATACTTTGGAATCGCATGGCTAAAAGACACCAAACATCGAAAAAGAATCACGAAGAACATTACTCTCAATCTTCAGGAGCGACTTAAAGTCGTGTTCAGTGTACTAGAGAAGGAATACGTTTCAGGAACGTAGACCGATCTAGCCAGTTTCAATGAAGTCTTATTCTTTCCCAATGCGCACTATGTTGAGTTACATTGTATAGCTCGAATAACACTCGACACAGCGCCTCTCAACCTTCATAGGTTCCCCTGATTTTTGCTGAAACACGAGAAACCTTAGCATATAGATTGTAGCTAGGCTCCAGTATAATAGAGAGATATCTTTGAGCTTCTTGGAAGATCTGATATTCTGTGACAGTAGCAGACCACCAGTTATAACACTTGCCACGCTCAAGTTCAATTCATTGATGTAAATTCTTTGTAATCCAATATTTTGATCATATTTTTTCATGACTTCTATGTACTCATTTTTTACCTTCAAatgttgaaaaaataataatatcttGAGAACAATTGCATTTTTCTTGagaatttatcatataaatttatagtagCTCGAACTTTAgaatattcaattttttttttgttttgaattaCAATTAATAAATTACTATTTAAGCcactaaaataaattaatatggaAATAACTTCAACTTTAGAATGAATAAAATTTCATTCTTTTTGGTCGTGGACTTACAATCTGGTTCCAATTTCTTAGAATGAGGAaccaaaactataaaaaaaCAGAAACAATGTGATGTCAGAACCATAATGAacgataaattaattttaaattttaagattttgtgGTACATATTATATATACACTAAATCATGCAATTAAACTATTCGATCTAtgcaaattaaatttaaaatcatattttttttaataaaaaaacaaaatataaatattattttattatataattgttaaacaattcgTTTCATTATCCTTccctttaaattatttcaatcgGTTCAAGCTACAACTGAAACTGTAAAAACTTGAACCGGGACTGTGTCCAAGCAGTTTGGTTCCGGTTTTACTTTTCATAGGGGAACtggaaataaattatatttgtgTTTCTTTACGAAAAGGtcataaatttttgaaatgatGACTAATAAAGTCGCATTACTTATTATAGTTCCGAGCAAAGAATTGTAGCAAGAAATACGGGAGAGAGCACCACGGAACCAAAACAACAATGGTACTGACCAGCACAATCTTCCGCCCTCTACTGTCGTCGCTTGCCACCGACTTCCGCGTCGTCCGCCAATCTGGTAAGAACTATCGAAAAATTTATGTCTTCTCTAGTTTTTTCTTGGGTTATCTTTTCTTCTTACGAAAAGACTGGAGAATTCGTTACCTTCCCGTGAGGAATTGGAGcgaaaattttgctttttacctTGATGTATTGTAAAGTCGGGCTTctttgtttattttcttttgcatgTGAAACGGTTTTCTTGTATTTATGTGAGTTGTGTTCCAAATCATACGAGTACGCAGATAATAATGGGGATATTTGGGGAAATAACCCAAgtcaacattttttttaaaaaaaattgttgccttgggttaaaaaaaaataccccTAAATAAATGTCTCTGGGAATTTAtgcttttcttttttaattgtTGTTTTGAGCAACGCAGTTGTTAAGTGGGACTTTTTGATAAACTCAAGGTGATTTAAGGGGAACAATATGGCAGAAAAAGGTGGAGGAGGGTTCTTCCCAGGTGGAAAATCTGCTCTGAAATCTTCCGGTACTGGATTCTCTTCTTGCAACTTTTTTTTGGCCCCGAAGTGAATAATTTTCTGGGAGGACGCACTCGCACCCAGCTGCTAAcctatatgttttgaaaatttatACATGAGATTTTATATTATTGAGTCGGCTACCCCGGGCATACGCCTAAATTCTCTCGGTATTTGAAGTTCTGGGAGATTAATTGACTTACCTCGTGGCTAATTGTTGGCTGATTCAATTGGTTGTGCTCGTCGGTGTATAAATCATGTTACTAATTTATGTTCGTGTGAAATATAGTTTTCTTTATGTTGCATATACTATGGTTTAAGGTTTACTTAGTCATCCTAGTAGTTTGCTATCACATACAAGAATTTTCGGTATGTGAAATATCAGTAAGTTCACTGTCCAATTCGTTTGCCTTCTTGAATTTGAGAAAAGGTACATTCTATTGTTTCTTTCTTGaaaaaattgatccaacaaaTAAATGAGTGTGAACTAGTGTTGGAAATAGGAATTCTCAATCATTTGGAAAAAATAAGATGCGTATGCCCGTTCACTCTTGGTTTCAATTTGTTAAAATATGCATATGCTGAGCACAAGTCATTGAATGTTAAATGAGAACATTTTAGGTAGGGTGGTTGCAAATATAGAAATGTTATATCTAAGCAAAGAATAACAATCTGGATAAGCGATTATAATATGGGAACTGTGAGCTATCCTGCATTTTTCAATCATATTATGAGCAATAACTAGAGGTATGATTGTTGGTTGTTAATTAACGGTGTTATTGCATGCCTACGAACAAGTTTTACTTTTTTATGGATCTTCAAACTACTATGTATCAAATGGATCTTTTAATGTAGTTAGTTTACCTTTATTGTCTGATAAAATGCAAGTTACTGGTGATTTTGGAATAGACTGGCCTTTATGTCTTGTTGGACCCATCGTTTATGGTGTAATTCAGTCTTTGTTGCATTGGTACTGCGTAGAATGATTGTCACTCTACTTTTTTGTTTAGTATCTATTTTTTCCTGCAAAATGAACAGCTGGGAAGGATGATACCTCTGCAAGGTCGAAGAAAGGGAAAAAGGTTCAGTTTGATGCTGAAGGTTAAAAATCTATTTTTgacatgtatttttttttacatttttattcTGACTATTTGCTGAGTAGCCAACACATTGAAGTGAAAAGACAAATGGCATAATTTTTTGATGTGAAAAGACAAATGGcataattttttgatgaacttTTCATTATTCCAATTATTTAGGATTAATGGAAGCCAATACTCCAAGATCTAATGGGAGGGATGATACACCAGGTTTGGTTATGTTTTGGAGCTTGGGTAGTGATTTTGTTTCATTCATTTTGGTAATGAATTCATCAATATTTTAAGGTGGCTGGGGTAAAGGTGGAAAAGGGGACAAAGTTGGAAATGTCAGTAAAAAACCCACAGGAAAAGCACCTCCTCCAGGGGAGCGTAGGCTCGAGCAAGGTCAGTCAGTACTTCTATATGCCTGGTCTACTTCGCTTGTTTTTTATTGATTTCGGGTTCTCACAGGTAATGAAAATGTGTTAACAAGTTGAAGAATCATGTGTGCATGAAAGATCACAATAGATGCACTGGAAAAATGGTCTCTACCCTTAAAGTAAAAATAATACAAAGCTCTATTATTGCCAAAAAATCCAAACCAAAACgtcttaaaaaaattatgaccgGTCATGGTGTATTATATCTAGTTCATCGGATTTGGCTTGTCATTTTTTTCCAAGTTGAGGGATGGTTGAACTGAATATTATTTGGTCCAAATTTACTGCATTTGTGGTAGAGAAATTTGTTTCTGATTATTTTCATTGTGTACTTGTCTGGGCATTTTTTGTTCGTTATCATAAATGAAATATCTGATAATGCATGTGCAGAACTTCCACAAAATACTACGTGCTTGATGGACTGTGAAGCTGCAGAAATTTTGCAAGGTATTCAAGATCAGATGATTATGTTGTCTCAAGatccagatataaaaattcctgTGTGAGTGACATTGGCTAAAATTTTGACCTTCGCATACTCAACTCTTTCTTCTGCCTTTTTGGATTAAAGTTACCTTTTCTTGTCATCACATTCATCTCAGGACTCCGCTTCGGCTCTTTATTTTTCATCTACTTCTCTTGAATCATGTGAATATGATTGAAATTCTGAATAGTTTAccattttttgttttgaattaGGTCGTTTGATCTGGGACTGGCGTATGCCAAGAGAAGTGGGAACTACACAAGTCCTCAGACTGTCAACAAAATACTCGAGTATCCTCTTTTCTTGTGAATTTACTTTATTTCCTAGCCATATATGTTACTGGTTATAGACAATAGGACATTCTTGTAATTACTTTTCAAGCATTGCTGACCGTTAACTCTAATTAGATCTCTCAAGAAGTTTGGTGTTTCTGATGCCGAGGTACATAGTTTAGAGGGTTTTATTTgttgttttctttttatttcatttatatATTTCTTTGATAAACTTATTTCATCCCTTTAGATTTGTTTGATTGCCAACATTCACCCTGAATCGGTTGATGAAGTTTTTGCTCTTATGCCTGCTCTCAAGGTACTGCATATGTTGCTCTTGAAAACTTTTGAGATTTGGAGCAAGTTTTTTTGTGTTTTAGCGGTA from Primulina tabacum isolate GXHZ01 chromosome 3, ASM2559414v2, whole genome shotgun sequence encodes:
- the LOC142540631 gene encoding C2 and GRAM domain-containing protein At1g03370-like isoform X3; translation: MKLLVRVIEARNIPAMDPNGSSDPYVKLQLGRQKFRTKVLKKCLNPSWCEEFTFKVDDLKEKLLISVLDEDKYFNHDFIGKVKIPISQVFEAKDASLGTSWYTLRPKNEKTKNKDCGEILLTICFSQSNTLADLPPITDPVNPRKSADLTSDLASRSSPLRSSSPMRSEEEVPSKEEKSYAPTLAGRIAQIFNKNVDSVSVSSNDTSDISDLPESVSALGLEDKTEEQSSSVDFEELIKTTEMREQGDEVPSSLPGGIVLDQLYGITPRELNSVLFSPDSNHLKAVMDIQGSTDLQIGPWKFENGGAVLKRVVSYTKAASKLIKALKTTEEQTYLKADGKTFAVLSSVNTPDAPYGKIFRAEVLYCITQGPEQPSGELSSKLVVSWRMNFLQSTMMRSMIEGGAKQGIKESFEQYEKLLSQNVNPVDLKGIGLEKDQLLASLQAERPSDWKLAAQYFSNFTVISTILMGFYVLMHVWLAMPNTVQGLEFVGLDMPDSIGELIVCGVLVLQGKRVLELISRFMQARVQKGTDHGIKAQGDGWLLTVALIEGRNLAAVDSSGFSDPYVVFTCNGKTKTSSIKFQKSDSLWNEIFEFDAMEEPPSVLDVEVFDFDGPFDEATSLGRTEINFLKSNISDLSDIWIPLEGKLAQACQSKLHLRIFLNNTRGSNGFRDYISKMEKEVGKKIKLRSPQTNSAFQKLFGLPPEEFLINDFSCHLKRKMPLQGRLFLSARIIGFHADLFGHKTKFFFLWEDIEDIKIIPPTLSSMGSPVVVMTLRLGRGFDARHGARTQDAEGRLKFHFHSFVSFNVANRTIMALWKARALTPEQKVQIVEEESEANSVHTTEEESIVKNLLVAEEEVEAKSLQTEETGSFLGIEDVNMSVIYCSILSVPTSFSMELFRGSEIDRRVMERAGCLNYSHSPWESEKPDVYQRQLYYKFDKRISHYRGEVTSTQQKSRLSGKNGWLIEEVMTLHGVPLGDYFTIDN
- the LOC142540631 gene encoding C2 and GRAM domain-containing protein At1g03370-like isoform X1, with translation MKLLVRVIEARNIPAMDPNGSSDPYVKLQLGRQKFRTKVLKKCLNPSWCEEFTFKVDDLKEKLLISVLDEDKYFNHDFIGKVKIPISQVFEAKDASLGTSWYTLRPKNEKTKNKDCGEILLTICFSQSNTLADLPPITDPVNPRKSADLTSDLASRSSPLRSSSPMRSEEEVPSKEEKSYAPTLAGRIAQIFNKNVDSVSVSSNDTSDISDLPESVSALGLEDKTEEQSSSVDFEELIKTTEMREQGDEVPSSLPGGIVLDQLYGITPRELNSVLFSPDSNHLKAVMDIQGSTDLQIGPWKFENGGAVLKRVVSYTKAASKLIKALKTTEEQTYLKADGKTFAVLSSVNTPDAPYGKIFRAEVLYCITQGPEQPSGELSSKLVVSWRMNFLQSTMMRSMIEGGAKQGIKESFEQYEKLLSQNVNPVDLKGIGLEKDQLLASLQAERPSDWKLAAQYFSNFTVISTILMGFYVLMHVWLAMPNTVQGLEFVGLDMPDSIGELIVCGVLVLQGKRVLELISRFMQARVQKGTDHGIKAQGDGWLLTVALIEGRNLAAVDSSGFSDPYVVFTCNGKTKTSSIKFQKSDSLWNEIFEFDAMEEPPSVLDVEVFDFDGPFDEATSLGRTEINFLKSNISDLSDIWIPLEGKLAQACQSKLHLRIFLNNTRGSNGFRDYISKMEKEVGKKIKLRSPQTNSAFQKLFGLPPEEFLINDFSCHLKRKMPLQGRLFLSARIIGFHADLFGHKTKFFFLWEDIEDIKIIPPTLSSMGSPVVVMTLRLGRGFDARHGARTQDAEGRLKFHFHSFVSFNVANRTIMALWKARALTPEQKVQIVEEESEANSVHTTEEESIVKNLLVAEEEVEAKSLQTEETGSFLGIEDVNMSVIYCSILSVPTSFSMELFRGSEIDRRVMERAGCLNYSHSPWESEKPDVYQRQLYYKFDKRISHYRGEVTSTQQKSRLSGKNGWLIEEVMTLHGVPLGDYFTLHLRYQIEDLPSRSVGCSVQVYFGIAWLKDTKHRKRITKNITLNLQERLKVVFSVLEKEYVSGT
- the LOC142540631 gene encoding C2 and GRAM domain-containing protein At1g03370-like isoform X2, giving the protein MKLLVRVIEARNIPAMDPNGSSDPYVKLQLGRQKFRTKVLKKCLNPSWCEEFTFKVDDLKEKLLISVLDEDKYFNHDFIGKVKIPISQVFEAKDASLGTSWYTLRPKNEKTKNKDCGEILLTICFSQSNTLADLPPITDPVNPRKSADLTSDLASRSSPLRSSSPMRSEEEVPSKEEKSYAPTLADLPESVSALGLEDKTEEQSSSVDFEELIKTTEMREQGDEVPSSLPGGIVLDQLYGITPRELNSVLFSPDSNHLKAVMDIQGSTDLQIGPWKFENGGAVLKRVVSYTKAASKLIKALKTTEEQTYLKADGKTFAVLSSVNTPDAPYGKIFRAEVLYCITQGPEQPSGELSSKLVVSWRMNFLQSTMMRSMIEGGAKQGIKESFEQYEKLLSQNVNPVDLKGIGLEKDQLLASLQAERPSDWKLAAQYFSNFTVISTILMGFYVLMHVWLAMPNTVQGLEFVGLDMPDSIGELIVCGVLVLQGKRVLELISRFMQARVQKGTDHGIKAQGDGWLLTVALIEGRNLAAVDSSGFSDPYVVFTCNGKTKTSSIKFQKSDSLWNEIFEFDAMEEPPSVLDVEVFDFDGPFDEATSLGRTEINFLKSNISDLSDIWIPLEGKLAQACQSKLHLRIFLNNTRGSNGFRDYISKMEKEVGKKIKLRSPQTNSAFQKLFGLPPEEFLINDFSCHLKRKMPLQGRLFLSARIIGFHADLFGHKTKFFFLWEDIEDIKIIPPTLSSMGSPVVVMTLRLGRGFDARHGARTQDAEGRLKFHFHSFVSFNVANRTIMALWKARALTPEQKVQIVEEESEANSVHTTEEESIVKNLLVAEEEVEAKSLQTEETGSFLGIEDVNMSVIYCSILSVPTSFSMELFRGSEIDRRVMERAGCLNYSHSPWESEKPDVYQRQLYYKFDKRISHYRGEVTSTQQKSRLSGKNGWLIEEVMTLHGVPLGDYFTLHLRYQIEDLPSRSVGCSVQVYFGIAWLKDTKHRKRITKNITLNLQERLKVVFSVLEKEYVSGT
- the LOC142540635 gene encoding DNA-directed RNA polymerases IV and V subunit 4-like isoform X1 codes for the protein MAEKGGGGFFPGGKSALKSSAGKDDTSARSKKGKKVQFDAEGLMEANTPRSNGRDDTPGGWGKGGKGDKVGNVSKKPTGKAPPPGERRLEQELPQNTTCLMDCEAAEILQGIQDQMIMLSQDPDIKIPVSFDLGLAYAKRSGNYTSPQTVNKILESLKKFGVSDAEICLIANIHPESVDEVFALMPALKAMKDKLRDPLRIALDELANLKEALNELANIKVSI
- the LOC142540635 gene encoding DNA-directed RNA polymerases IV and V subunit 4-like isoform X2; the encoded protein is MAEKGGGGFFPGGKSALKSSAGKDDTSARSKKGKKVQFDAEGLMEANTPRSNGRDDTPGGKGDKVGNVSKKPTGKAPPPGERRLEQELPQNTTCLMDCEAAEILQGIQDQMIMLSQDPDIKIPVSFDLGLAYAKRSGNYTSPQTVNKILESLKKFGVSDAEICLIANIHPESVDEVFALMPALKAMKDKLRDPLRIALDELANLKEALNELANIKVSI